A window from Primulina eburnea isolate SZY01 chromosome 2, ASM2296580v1, whole genome shotgun sequence encodes these proteins:
- the LOC140823766 gene encoding auxin-responsive protein SAUR24-like, giving the protein MCYVPQNSPDTIPQLSSSPLGQDSYIYFTCMALYNKTLKCSRNYSAFYQGLQSPPLFFINSYFKTMMAIRQILRRSSFKAKGSTSTGTDVPKGHFVVYVGESTTKKRFIVPISYLNEPLFQDLLSRAEEEFGFNHPTGGITIPCNEDQFTNLTSSLARS; this is encoded by the coding sequence ATGTGTTATGTTCCTCAAAATTCGCCAGACACCATACCTCAACTCTCCTCTTCACCACTAGGTCAAGATTCCTATATATACTTCACCTGTATGGCCTTATACAACAAGACTCTTAAGTGTTCACGAAACTATTCAGCTTTCTACCAAGGCCTACAGTCTCCTCCTCTGTTCTTCATCAATTCATACTTCAAAACAATGATGGCCATTCGTCAAATTCTGAGACGATCTTCATTCAAAGCCAAAGGATCAACTTCAACGGGAACTGATGTTCCAAAGGGTCATTTTGTCGTTTACGTAGGGGAGAGTACCACAAAGAAGAGATTCATTGTTCCAATATCATACTTGAATGAACCTTTGTTTCAAGATTTACTAAGTCGAGCTGAAGAAGAATTCGGGTTCAATCATCCAACTGGTGGCATCACCATCCCATGCAATGAGGATCAATTCACCAATCTCACCTCATCCTTGGCCAGATCATGA